The genomic window CGGATTCTGGGAGAGGCGCTCGAGGGCCACCGCGAGGAGTCGGTCGTCGCGACGAAGGGCTACTTCCGGATGCGCGAGGACGACCCGAACTCGGGCGGGCTCTCCCGCAAGGCGATCGAACAGGAACTCGCCGCGAGCCGCGAGCGACTGGGGATGGACACCATCGACCTCTACCAGATCCACCGCTGGGACGACGACACGCCAATCGAGACGACGCTGCGCGCGCTCGACGACGCCGTTCGACGGGGTCACATCCGATACATCGGCGGCTCCTCGATGTGGGCCCACCAGTTCGCCGAGTCGCTGCACGCGAGCGACCGGCTCGACCTCGAGCGGTTCGTCACGATGCAGAACCACTACAACCTCGTCTACCGCGAGGAGGAACGCGAGATGCTACCACTCTGTGAGAAGGCGGACGTGGGCGTCCTCCCGTGGTCGCCGCTGGCTCGGGGCTATCTCACGCGTCCCCACGAGGAGATCGACGCCACGACCCGCGGCGAGAGTGAAGAGCACATGTACGACCATCCCTACCGCGAGGGCGGCGGCCGCGAGATCAACGACCGTGTCGCCGAAATCGCCGCCGAGAAGGGCGCGACGATGGCCCAGATCTCGCTCGCGTGGTTGCTCCACAAGGACTGGGTCGACGCGCCCATCGTCGGCACAACCAGCGTCGAACACCTAGAGCAGGCCGTCGAAGCCCTCGAGATCGAGTTATCGGAGTCAGACATGGCGTACCTCGAGGAGCCCTACGAGCCGGTTCCGGTGTCCGGTCACCAGTGAGCCGTCGCGGCAATCGGTCGCGTTCCGGTCTCACTCCCGGGAACAGGACGCGGCGTCGGTCGTGTCGATACCCAGCAGGTAGTTCCCGCCGCAGAACCGCGTCGCGACGTTGAACAGCAGACCGGACGCTGCGATCCCGGCCGTCACCGCGATGAGGCGTCGATCGGCGATCGCCGCCGCGACGGCGACTGCGAGCAACCAAATTCCGAGCGCTCCCCTGACGATTCGGTCCAATCCGCCGACGTTTCGCTGCATACCCGACCGAACGGGCTCCCGGCAGTAATCGATACGGCCGAAGATTTCGTCCACGTTTATACCGTTCCCCGAGCGTCCGTTTGCACTCGGCTCACCCCCGGGAAAATCGTTTTCGATCGAACAGTCGTACGGTGAACTATGAAGCGCGTCCGCATCACTCTGGATCCGCAGGGGAGCTACGCACCGCCGATATACGACCGCCTCGCGGGCGGGGCGACCTATCTCGAGCGAGCGTTGATCGTCAACTGGAACGTCGCGACCCCGCCGACGGCGTTCCTGTTCCGACTCGAGGGCGAGTACCGCCGCTTCGAACGCGTGCTGGCGGAGAGCGAGACGGTTACCGAGTACGAGGTGCTCCCGGTCACCGATCGGGAGTGTTACTGTTTCTTCGAGGGCGAGGTCTCGCGGGCCGCGCGCTCGCTGTTCGAGACCTTCACTCGCGGGGGCCTCGTGACGGTGCCACCGATCGAATGCAACGCGGACGGGACGAACACGTTTACCATCGTCGGGACGGCGGCCGACGTTCAGGCCGCGGTCGAGGGGGCTCCCGACGCGGTCGACGTCACCATCGAGACGGTCGGTGGGGAACGGGTCGCCGCCGACAGCGTCGTCAGCCGACTGCCCGCCCGCCAGCGAGAAGCGGTCGAAATCGCCCTCGAACTCGGCTATTACGACGTTCCGCGCGATGCGACCAGCGAGGATGTCGCCCGCGAGTTAGGGTGTGCGACCGCGACCGCAGCGGAGCACCTCCAGAAGGCCGAGTCGACGGTGATGGGATCCCTGCTTGATCGGTGACCGGTTGCTCCGGCGGTTTCGCGAACCCGGGTCACGGGAGCCGCTCCGCGGCCTCGCGGAGGTCCGACTCGGTCTCCCACCGGTAGAGCCGATCGTTCGCCTCGAGCAGATCGAACACCCCGTCCTCCATCCAGCCGTAGGGGTGGTCCGCCTCGGCGTCGGGGTAGGTCCGCTTGAGCACGTGGGTCTTCTCGAAGTACTCCTCGGTGCCCGCGAGCAGCCCCTGTTCGACGAGGAAGCCGCTGGGTTCCCGCTCGGCGACGCCGACGACGTGGCTCACGAGGTCCGCGAGCAGACAGAACTTCTGGATCCCGTTGTCCCACTCGCCGCGGACGTCGACCATCCGGACGGCGTAGGCGTCCCGACGGCGGTTCAGCCGGTCGACGACGAGGTTCAGCCGGCGGATCGGCTCGCTGTCGTAGTTCCCGAGGACGAAGTACGACCGCTCGCTCTCGTAAATCGGTCGGAGATCGCTCAACGCGTGGAGGACCTCCTCGTTGTCCGCGAGCGAGAGCTCCTCGGCCTCGAGTCGCTCCGTCGCGCTCGCGAGAACCTCCTCGGGAACCGGCGGATCGTCGCCTGTCATACCCACTGATTCTCGTGAATTACTGATAGTGGTTTCCGTGTCGTTTCCGTTTCCGATACTGTCGAGAGGGAGAGGGGTTTACCGCAGAGTAATTTACTGCAGGGTAAACTACTTGGTGCCGCGATCCGTATCCGGCCGTATGAGCACCGACGTGGGGACTCCCGAGGGGCAGACCGCCCGGGAACTCGTCCGCTTCGTGACCCAAGAAACGCGCTTTGCGCTGCTTTCCAATATCCTCCAGCATCCCGAGAGGCTGCCGTCGATGTACGAACTCGAGCAGCTGAACCCGAGCGTGAGCGACGCGACGGTCTACAAGCACGTCCAGAAACTGATCGACGCCGGAATGGTCGAGGCGGTCGCGCTGCCCGAGGACGAACGCCAGCAGGGCTATCCGTGGAAGTTCTACCGCCTGACCGACGAGGGCCGCGAGTTCCTCGCAAACCACAACCTGCTCGCGGCCGAGGAAACGCTGCGACGGATCTACGAGACGATTTCCGATAAGCCCGAGAAGATGATCCGATACGAGAACGCCCCCCGTCCCGACCTCGAGTGAGTCCCGGCGCGCACCGCTTTCAGCGAGCGGTGACCGCCGACCGGTGATCAATCGCCGCGCCTCGAGATAGGTCCGGTTCAGTCCTGGCTCGAGTCGCCGTCGCTCGCCCCGATGGTGAGCACCGGCACGTCCGCGTGCCTGACGGTTCGTTCGGTCGTACTTCCGAGGAGATAGCGCTCGAGGCCGGTTCGCCCGTGGGTCCCCATCGCGATCAATTCGATGTCGTTCTCGTCGGCATACTCGAGGAGGCCGGTGGACGGAATCCCCTCTCGGACGGCGGTAACGGCGTCCACGTCGGCGTCTTGCGCTCGCGTTGCGACCGCTTCAGTCGCCGCTTCGCCCTCGGATTCGAACGCGTCGAGGAGGTCGCTCGGCGCGGCAACGTGCGGACTGGCTGCGAGGGTGCTGACATCGACGATGTTGACCGCATGCACGCGTGCGTCCGCCCGCTTTGCGATCGCGAGCCCGTGCTCGACCGCGGCGGCCGCGGCGTCGCTCCCGTCGGTGGGCAGGAGGATTTCGTCGTAGTTCTCGATCGGCTCGTCACCGTCGGTCGCCCGCGCGGTCAGCACCGGAACGGGTGACTGGCGGACGACGCGTTCGGTGACGCTGCCCGCGACGTAGCGGTTCACTCCCGTTCGGCCATGGGTCCCCATCGCGATCAATTCGATCCCGTGCTCGTCGGCGTACTCGAGGATTTCCTCGGGCGGGTATCCTCTGCGGATCGCCGAGCGAATGTCGTCCCCCTCAGTCGCTATCGCTTCGATTCGCTCGATTGCCGCCGCGCCGTCTTCCTCGAGTCGGGCGACGAACTCCTCGTCGACGCCGCCGGCGTTGAAGAGCCCGCCCGCGGCGGCCACGTCGACGACGGTGAGGAGGTGAACCGGCGCGTCGAACCAGCGGGCGATGGCCAGCGCGTGTTCGGCGGCCCGGACCGCGTGCTCGCTGCCGTCCGTCGGGACGAGAATAGCGTTGTACATCGTCGACACCGTGTTTCCGTTGGGTCGCGCGCTCCTTAAGCCACCCCGCAATTCCTGCGCATCGGGAACACGTCGCTCGGCGAGCAGTGGGGCGTGTCCGAATAACCCGGCACACCGCCGTGACTACCAGCACTCGAGTGCAAGGGAGACGAGGAGCCCGCCGTGCCAGACGACGACCGCGGCCGCGTACCGCGGATCGGTCGCCGGGACCGGCGGGTGGCGGACGACCGCCTCCCACAGGAACAGCGTCGCCAGCAGTGCGCCACCGAGGAGCCCGTATCGAGGAGTGATCCCGGTGTAGAGCCCAACAGCGGCACCGAGAAGCAGCGACGCGAGCATCCCGGCGAGCAGTCGATCGTAGTAATCCATCCCTATCGGAGGCTAGTATCTCTTGCAGGAAAAATCGGCAGTCGGTTCCAACGCGGTCGGAGTCGGGACGGGAATCTACGGTCCGTCAATTCGGACGTGACACGGCTCCTCGAGGCGCCCATCGAAACCCAACTCGCTGCGGCCAGTGCCCCCTCTCGAGAACTCAGCCACCGGTCGGGAGGGATCTACTGCTCGTCCCCCGGAATTCCCCACCCCTCCTGTCGGTAGGCCATCTCCCAGAACCGGTACTCGAGCCGGGCGCTCGTGAGGAAGGCGTCTTCCATCGCCTCGTACTGGTCGGGGTGGCGCTCGCCGCAGCGATCGACGAAGGTCCGCATCCAGTCGACGACCTCACGGAACTCGTCGCTCGTGTACGTCTCGATGAAGGGCGTGTACCGGTGGTCTTCGTCGGGTGCCAGTTCGGCCATGTGCTCGGCGATGTCGAGGTAGCCCTGTCCGCAGGGGTAGATCGCGGCCGCGATTTCCGGAAGCGTTCCCTCGTGGGCGGTTCGCAACAGGAAGTTCGTGTAGGCGACACAGGTCGGCGCCTTCCGGACTGACTCGAGATCCGCCGGAGAGAGCCCGTAGTCGGCGGCGAACTCGCGGTGGAGGTCCATCTCCTCGTCGAGTGTGGTGTGTGCGACCCCGAACAGGTGGGTCATCGTGTCCTCCTCGCGCGCCTTCGTTCCCGCGATCGCGAATACGCGCGCGTAGTCGAGCAGGTACCGGTAGTCCTGTCGCACCCACGTTCGAAACGCGTCGTCGGCGAGCGTGCCGTCCGCGAGTTCCGTCACGAAGGGATGGCTCGTCTGTGCGTCCCAGACGTCTGCGCCCGCCTCGAGGAGTCGATCACTGGTTGCCATGATCGGGAAGACGGTCGCCACGCTAATATTAGTGGCTGATATGAGCTGGTTGTCGACGAGCGGCGATCGAGACCAGTTCGGAACCGAATCGGGTCGAACAGCGGCAAATCGCGGAGTCGCCTAGGACAGTCGTGCGGCGATGTCGGCTTCGGTGATGATCCCGACGGTTTCGCCGGCCTCGGTGATCATCACGGCCTTGTAGTGCTCGAGGAGGTTGCTGATTTCGTCTAACGTGGCGTCCTTCGAGACGGTCGGGAAGCTCTCGCTCATGTGTTCCTCGATGGGTTCGTCGCGGTCCTCGGAGTCGAGGTGGACGAGGTCGCTCTGGCTGATCGATCCGACTGGAATGCCGTCCTGAATGACCGCGAGTTGGGAGTAGGCCTCTTCCTCCATTTTCTGGGCGGCGTCGCTGACGGGGTCGCCGGGACCGACGCTGACGACGGCCTCATTCATCAGGTCCTCGGCACGGATGACGTCGCTTTCGGCCTTTTCCAAGGCGTTGACGATCCGGCGGAGCGTCGAGAGACGCGGGTCCACGTCGCCGCCCTCGATCCGGGCGATCAGCGGCTGCGAGACGTCGGCCGTGTCCGCGAGTTCGCTCTGCGTGAGTCCGAGTTCGGTGCGGCGTTGTCGGAGGTCGGCAGGCGTTGGGAGTTCCATATCGAACAATAACCACGGGTTATAGAAAGGGTTTTGGGTCGGCTATCGATTTTGGCGGGACGGCGGGGCTACTCGAGGCCGCGAGTCACTCGAGCGATCGCTCCGCCGACGCTGCCCCACACGAGGCCCCACAGTGCACCGACCAAGAGGACGAATCCGGCCCATAGAAGAAAACCAATGACCGCCGGCGGAAACGCCACGGTGAGGAGCACCGCTCCGACGCCGCCCGCCGAGTGCGCTCCGAGTCCCGCGGCCACAGCGAACAGACAAACGACGACGATCGAACCGACGAGGCCGAGTGCGGTTCCGTAGATCCCACCGCGAACGACGCTTCCCAACCGGTAGCCCGCGTAGCCGAGGACGGCGGTCGTCGCCAGCGCGAGCGCGTCGATCACATCGCTGGCGGCGACGGCGATCGCCCCCGCGACACACAGCGTCCCGACCGCGAACTTCGCTCCGGGCCCCAGCGACCGGCGAATCGATTCCCCGCCGTCGGCCGATGCCACCCCCGCTTGGAACGCGTATCCGACCGCGCAGAGGGCCACCAGAGCGACGGCCGTCTCGAGGTCGGCGGAAACGAGGGCGATAGCGCCCAGAATCACCAGTACGCTCCCGCCCAGTCTGACCCGCGACCGGAGCGACGTTCTCGCAGTCATGAGGGATGTCTGACCGTACGCTTCCCTTTGACAAGTCACATTCGGTGACTAGAGGGCTCTCCGGCCGGAGTCCCGCATCGGTCGGTCCTCGGAGCCGGCGTTCGAAACAGCTGCTAGAATAGCCGACGCTCACTATAGTAGCCACTGAAACGATTTACATACTGATCGCCACGCTGTCGTGCGATCAGATGTACAATGACTTTCAGTGGCTACTATAAGTATTTGCAACACCGATCGAACGGCTCGAGCACCGAATCGGTGGATTCGGTCTTAGTCCTCGTCGTCTTCTTCGGTCTCTATGAGATCGACGACCGACAACGGTACGTCGCGCAGCGCCCCGCCGACCTCGCTCTTCGCGATTCGCGAGGCGTGTTCTTCGCCGTCGGCATTGAAGACTTCCATCTCGAGTGCGAGTCCGACGAGCGCGGTATCGGCCGCGATAAAGGCGGAGTCGAACGGTTCGCCGCAGGCGGGACAGCCCG from Natrinema versiforme includes these protein-coding regions:
- a CDS encoding aldo/keto reductase; translated protein: MEYTTLGSTGMEVSRLCLGCMSFGSSDWREWVLEDEESTAIIDRAIDLGINFFDTANLYSKGESERILGEALEGHREESVVATKGYFRMREDDPNSGGLSRKAIEQELAASRERLGMDTIDLYQIHRWDDDTPIETTLRALDDAVRRGHIRYIGGSSMWAHQFAESLHASDRLDLERFVTMQNHYNLVYREEEREMLPLCEKADVGVLPWSPLARGYLTRPHEEIDATTRGESEEHMYDHPYREGGGREINDRVAEIAAEKGATMAQISLAWLLHKDWVDAPIVGTTSVEHLEQAVEALEIELSESDMAYLEEPYEPVPVSGHQ
- a CDS encoding DUF2892 domain-containing protein; the protein is MQRNVGGLDRIVRGALGIWLLAVAVAAAIADRRLIAVTAGIAASGLLFNVATRFCGGNYLLGIDTTDAASCSRE
- a CDS encoding helix-turn-helix domain-containing protein translates to MKRVRITLDPQGSYAPPIYDRLAGGATYLERALIVNWNVATPPTAFLFRLEGEYRRFERVLAESETVTEYEVLPVTDRECYCFFEGEVSRAARSLFETFTRGGLVTVPPIECNADGTNTFTIVGTAADVQAAVEGAPDAVDVTIETVGGERVAADSVVSRLPARQREAVEIALELGYYDVPRDATSEDVARELGCATATAAEHLQKAESTVMGSLLDR
- a CDS encoding MarR family winged helix-turn-helix transcriptional regulator, coding for MSTDVGTPEGQTARELVRFVTQETRFALLSNILQHPERLPSMYELEQLNPSVSDATVYKHVQKLIDAGMVEAVALPEDERQQGYPWKFYRLTDEGREFLANHNLLAAEETLRRIYETISDKPEKMIRYENAPRPDLE
- a CDS encoding universal stress protein, encoding MYNAILVPTDGSEHAVRAAEHALAIARWFDAPVHLLTVVDVAAAGGLFNAGGVDEEFVARLEEDGAAAIERIEAIATEGDDIRSAIRRGYPPEEILEYADEHGIELIAMGTHGRTGVNRYVAGSVTERVVRQSPVPVLTARATDGDEPIENYDEILLPTDGSDAAAAAVEHGLAIAKRADARVHAVNIVDVSTLAASPHVAAPSDLLDAFESEGEAATEAVATRAQDADVDAVTAVREGIPSTGLLEYADENDIELIAMGTHGRTGLERYLLGSTTERTVRHADVPVLTIGASDGDSSQD
- the tenA gene encoding thiaminase II — encoded protein: MATSDRLLEAGADVWDAQTSHPFVTELADGTLADDAFRTWVRQDYRYLLDYARVFAIAGTKAREEDTMTHLFGVAHTTLDEEMDLHREFAADYGLSPADLESVRKAPTCVAYTNFLLRTAHEGTLPEIAAAIYPCGQGYLDIAEHMAELAPDEDHRYTPFIETYTSDEFREVVDWMRTFVDRCGERHPDQYEAMEDAFLTSARLEYRFWEMAYRQEGWGIPGDEQ
- a CDS encoding CBS domain-containing protein, yielding MELPTPADLRQRRTELGLTQSELADTADVSQPLIARIEGGDVDPRLSTLRRIVNALEKAESDVIRAEDLMNEAVVSVGPGDPVSDAAQKMEEEAYSQLAVIQDGIPVGSISQSDLVHLDSEDRDEPIEEHMSESFPTVSKDATLDEISNLLEHYKAVMITEAGETVGIITEADIAARLS
- a CDS encoding DUF555 domain-containing protein; the encoded protein is MGNYLVAMEAAWLVRDVDAIDDAIGVAVSEAGKRLNSEDMDYVEVEVGATGCPACGEPFDSAFIAADTALVGLALEMEVFNADGEEHASRIAKSEVGGALRDVPLSVVDLIETEEDDED